AGGTAGAACTACTAGAATTACaaacaagaatttttattCCCAATAAACTAACTAGTAAGAATACtgggaatatatatatatattatgtaaacctttttaatttgtgcCTTGAACACTTTCAAGACATATTTGCATGCACGAGTTATTATGCATACCGTGCCGTGCCACAATGGGCACAGATCACGCGCCCAGCTTTGTGTCGGAGATGTAAATCACTCGTTTAGACTATTGTAGAACAGACAGACCTCACGATGCGAGATATAAACCTTTGGGAACATGCGactatgtattaataaaaaacaaaatgaacatCTTCCACTTTAATAATACACTAGAAAGTAacgtaaaacaaattatactaATTAAAAGCTTACAAATCCACATTGTCAAACAAGAAAgacactaaaaattaaaattaattaaatacttattaatgtaaattgactggaattatttctttttcccCTTCTTCCCTTTCTTCGGCAACGGTTCTGGTTCTGGCTCGGGTGGCGGTGTAGGTGGCAGTTTTCTATCAGGCCATTTACGCTTAAGAAAGTCTATCATCGAAACTAAATtgatcaatttaattttatcagttCTTGGTCCCGGAAACCTGTTGGATAGTTCTTCGATCAAATCATCATCAAGTTGGGCCCCGAGGCCTCTCACTCTCTGAGTGAATGTTTTAGTATTCATTGGCTCGTGATCATCTCTGTACATCTGTTGAATAACTAAAGCTATGTCTACAGGTCTCTTTTTAGATTTCTTACAGATTGCCTCACATCTATCGAAGACTATATTTCTAATATCAGTGCCTTTAGGCACGAACTTCTCTTTAACGCTGCCCCAAGTGATAACGGTGTCGCTACGGAATTTGTAGGAAAGGATCTCAGCACGAAGTTCCATGAACGCTGAATCCACACACACGTTATCAAGCAAGAGACGCTTCAATTTCACTTTCGGTTCCCTCAAACGCTCCACCAACTTCATCGCATCAACCACAGTCAACGGATTAAAAGACAAGTCCAATTTCGTAGCTCTGGCTAAACTGGCAGCAATGAATTTAATAGCAGGCCCCTCCAGTTTATTAttactcagatttaaataacgaatttgtttgttcttcAGCAAATTCTTGAATGCGTTGCCAACGCGATTGCCACTTAGGGAGTTCCACGACAGGTCCAGTTCTTCCAACGATCGGTTAACCGCCAACTGTTCACAAATCGCAAATATTGCGTTCGGGGATAACATAGCATTCCAGGACATATCCAAGTGAGTAAGCTGGTTGTTTGTTTCAAAGGCTTCGGCTAGCATCGACGGGGACTTCCCAGAGAGGTTGTTGAAACTGAGGTTCAATCTCTTGATATCAGCTCCCTTGAATATAGCATCGGCAAGCACTTTAACGCCCGCATCACTAAGGCAATTTCTAGAGACATTCAAAATTTTGAGTGCCTGATTCAAATGTAAATTGGCAAATAGACGTCTCGCTCCTGAGGGACCAATCCTGCACCCGGTCAAATTCAATTCTTTAATAGTTAAATTCTCCAAAAGCATTTCACCCAAATGGAAACAACCGTCTTCATTTATCCAATTGTCTGTCAAATCGAGAACAgtgacatatttatttagttttaaggcTGTTGCCATAGCTCGAAAACCCTTTGGATTTATGCCGTAATACCTTAAGTCTATTTTGTCTTCCACTAGTCCTCTATAAAATAGTTTCACTGGGCAAACATTCATTTCATCGCATAGAGCTAAGTATAGTTCTTGTCCGTCATCAGGATAGATAATCTTAGGTACTGGTTGTAGAAGTGCCTTCTCGATTCCGGGATCAAGTATCCCTGGGTAGTTGTAATAGGGATGTCGTAATACAGAGCTGGCTGAGAGCGGAAagtattttgtacatatttcaCCACTGCCTGGGTCATACAGACCTTTTGCATAATCCAAACGCTTCACGTTTTCTTCAGGGATTTCGAAGAGAAGAGAAGACCATTCTTCCATAGGTGGCTCTTCGGAAGACAGCTCCTTTTCATATATGACCTCCACAACGGGATCTTCGATCACCAGGGATATATCGctcgacattttttttaattacaagagctatgtaaatataactacaaaatattatacggTTCAATTCACGGaccaataaacattaaaattaaatgtcacaAGGTTATGTCATAATAATTTACGGTGACGttttcttaaaactaaaaagttTGAAACTATCACTattggaaaaaaattgaatcTACATAGGACATACACCTGCCAGTATCATATCAATTAAATGTACATAGCTATGAGATTTAAACACACAGTAAATACAAAGTACATCACTACACAACTGACAGCGAAAAGTACACTCGCAGAGTATCATGCCACTTGACCACACAATATCAATACAAATCTGATACAATTAACAGCATTACTGGTCCAAATGGCCTTGCCCCCCACGCCCTGGGGTCTCACTTTCACTGGGCTGCGAAAGCCATTTCTAGGTATTCAGCCGCTTGTGCTGGCACGCGGGTTTGCCTCGGGCGAGGTGACGAAGGTCCGATCGGATGGTTTGATCATcgttttcagtttttattacatactagctgtgcccgcgacttcgtccgcgtggattgttattttgggcatcattgaagccctcaaggatgctccttccccgatttttttcacattatccattatttcttcactcctaATCGTTGCAGCTtgacgttatatagcctaaagccttcctcgataaatggtgtatttaacaaaaaaatatttttttaattcgaaccagtagttcttgagattagcgcgatcaaacaaacaaactcttcagttttataatattagtatagacaagacaaatcacacagatcgAGCTAGCCCCAAAGTGAGTTCCTGACTGGGATAATACTGTGATTTGATGACTGACAGTCTGCCTGACCACGgtgtaaaaaacaattattctCGTGTCAGTATTTTCCAAATAATGTTTACTGGCGTCACCCCATTTTGGAAAATCTGAACCGACCTATCTGTTACTGCTCAAGGCTTTTTAAACTTACTATCCATGATACATATAAGGGATAGTGATTTGATTTGGTGGCAACTATACACCGCCGAAGAACTGAAAAAACAGGCAAAAATACCAGAGACAAGTTTCAACGCTACCCGTTTAtgctaaaaaaaatcaaacccTCGCCTTTATGACGCCCAAAAAGCAACCAAAAATGCCCATAAACCACTGATCTGATTTACACGCCACTTAACCAACACTCAAATGGATCGTAAAATCGGTAAAAAGGCTTCGACTCAGGCGCACTCGATTCCATAATCGTATCTTGGATTCGTCATGCGGCCAAACTCGATCGATTCGATACACCATTGATTACGAATAGCCAATTAAAGATATTGAGGGAAATAAACGTGTGATAGGTAATAAAACGTAATAAAATCAGGTCTATTTTCGAGGAGCGGTAGGGAGAGACCTACTTtacacatgcatacatatcacgttatttttacttacggggtagatagaccTCATAATGGATAGTGGATAGAAAAGAATttctacactgcagcattttcatcggacgtcaatatacaaatatagatctcttaaatctaaatcatggacgaatgcacattgtctacattaaaaaacatgaatgaatgtcaTCATTACAAAACTGTTAGCAACAGGGAGCCACAAAAGTCGTGATGTAAGATGTTATACATCATCGATCGGCAACATATCATCAGTAACCCTATCATCAGTAACAGAAGCTGTAGGAactaattctattttattggCAGTTGACCTCGCGCCGACCTCAGGGTTCAACCTTCAGGTCTTCGTTTCCCGATGATAAGGGACTTTCTATTCAATTggtaccgtgccgtgtggttcccggcaccaatacaaaaagaataggaccactccatctctttcccatggatgtcgtaaaaggcgactaagggataggcttacaaacttgggattcttttctctatcattaagccaaatagctgaacgtgatcattcagtcttttcaagactgttggctctgtctaccccgcaagggatacagacgtgaccatatgtatgtatgtactattcaATTGGTACCTTGTACACTGGATTGGTTCGTGGGTAAAAAACAGGATTAACACTGTAAAGTTTATGATCACactgcattcttcttttattttagctagcgacttcgttcgcgacAGATAAACGACCGTACGTAAGGAACGTAATAGTAAGACATTTTCTGGGATTAAAAGGTAATTTATACCTTAATTAATCTATATGATGCGATATTTCAAGAAGTACATACATCCTTACTATAAACATTATTAGGTAATTACTaactaacaaatattattaatgcgaatttatgtttgtgtgtttgtttgtccgtctttcaagtcaaaacttaaaaatctGTTTCTCCGTGAAATCTGTGATAGTTGTGGAGTAGGTACGGAGGACAATGAGTACTTATGAATCACGCGGGCGGAGCTGCGAAAGAAAGCTAGTATACACATTTATCAAGTCattgtcccttacggggtaaacagagccaataaacTAGACAAAACCCAAAGGCAAAGTTCATATAGACAGCTTAatgattcattcattcatttatccatatgatcccttgcgaggtagacagagccagcagtcttgaaagactgataggccacgttcagccaatAGTCTTATGATGTTATTGgaattcagatagtgacaagttTGATTGACTTTGAACAAGAAGCATTTATAACATTGCTTAgttcataacattatattagAAATGCATATTTTTGCTTATGATCTTATTTATAGCCGGGCTAGcgatgtttgttattcatagTCAAGTCTGGGAGCTCAAACTAGTACTGGGTACATCTTTAATCGCAATAACTTGTGAGGTGCGCAGGCGCACTCGTAACTCAACAGCGCGCCCTCGCCCTGTCGACTCATAACCGAGGCAAAGACTTGCAAGTTATAGAAAGACAGAATTGTAGATTTCCttctatattaaacaaaaaatgatgGCAACTCTTTTGTCATCATAGTGGGCTTGAGGGGTAAGGACGCATCCTGGAGTAACGGCGGGGATTGATGATGATATGCCCAAGTGATTTTAGTTTGCAAAGTTTTctcacaaaaattttaaaaaatccgtgtgataaaatagaatagaaccactccatatctttcccatggatgtcgtaaaaggcgactaaggtataggctaataaacttgggattattctcgtaggcgatgggctagcaacctgtcaccatttgaatctcaattccattataaagccatacatacAGTTGACCATATCCTTTAGTTATCTataatgacatccatgggaaaagatATAGGGTGATTCTATTCTAGAacgccggaaaccacacggcacatgtgtTGTTTATCTACAACATTAGCAATTTCAAATCTTTGACCGCGGCCAGCTTGTGTTTGGTTTAGAGAAATGGAAAGGCGTGGCGGCCATTGTTTCCACTTCACAAATTTACTGAACCCAGATAAACTGCATTTGGTTTTGTCATGAAAGCTGTTTAACTGATCTGGTGGAAAGTTGATTTAGTGCCTACAGCTCAATAGTAAGTTGTGCATTTAGTAATAATACAAAtgtaatttgtgccgtgtggttcccggcaccaatacaaaaaagaataggaccaatccatctctttcccatggatgttgtaaaaggcgactaagggataggcttataaaattgcgactacttagacagagccaacggtcttgaaaatactgataggacacgttcagatatttggcttaaagatagaattgagattcaaatagtgacaggttgctagcccatcgcctaaaagaagaatcccaagtttataagcctaccccttagtcgccttttacaacagccatgggagagagatggagtgatcctattcttttttctattggtgccgggaaccacacggcgctccAAGGAATCCACATAAAtttacacatttataataggtataaaatatttaaaaacatttgcacctatatgtaagtacaaacCTAATTGCTTGCACGAATCACGTTTCACAATGATCGTATAAATTCTCGATTTTTTTCACTGCCAAATAAGGTGTACCAAACATACACTGATTCCAAATCTGACAACTTAAATCGTAACTAAACATACGGACGGAAtttaaaatggttttattctttaaaaaaaggataccAACAAGGACTGGCGATGCAAAATATGGAGTTGAATGTACGGAACAAGGAGCTTGTAAAGAACAGAATGGAGTGCGCAatctaatgtttttttaaactgcaAAATAGATAACGTAATatcaattacaaaatatgtgtgtgtaaatTATTTGCCACTGTAACATCAACTTCGagtgatatttttatgataattcaTAAAGAATGTAtcaaagtcaataaaaaaatcgagcAAAGCTATCTAAAAAACATATACCATTATATTATAggtaattacttatataaggCATTTTCAAGGTGCAAACTCCATTCTATTTGGACTTCCGACGTCCCAAAGCAGACGAACAAAACATAGGATAACTTTAATTGCTCACTCGTCTCGGGAACATGGGCGCGTGCGCAGCTCTCAAAGGCAAAAAACCTGGGGATCCTTAAAAGGATGCCAGGAACACACCCAAGCGACCATAAGAattcatgaataaaaattcccgagccaaaaacaaaatggcgccAATTAAGGCGCGTTCGGAAGTCTAAACTTGCAGTTCGACGACTCACGCGGTGGACTtgtaagattcaaataatttaaaattaaaattggtaaataaattatcgtaGGTACACTCCAATTTTCGCAATCAAAACTCATGTTCCCATGCCGGTCGCGAAGCgtaagtacatacttataatcgcgtctatatcccctgaggagtagacagagccaacagttttgaaaagactgataggccacgtttgaAGGCGataggtaagtacatatgtGCATAAcgttgaaatttaatattaaggaTGATCGGGGAAGCGGTGAGACTTGTCTTGGCTTGTTGTTGAAGTAACTTGTCAAGCACATGAAACCATCAAAAACCATCTCTCTATAAGCGTGACAAGACGATTCTTGAAACCAATGACATATCTCCccatatcacgtctttgtaACTTAACGGACGTGATAATTTGGGTCGTTTTAAGCAGAAGTTATTAGtttatactataaatataaattgacatTGAAACATGaccattaaataataaaatttacttatctcCTTATAGAAAGCGAAAACACAATTATTTAATCATACAAATTAGAGATACAAGACCTTACGTTATTATTTCCTTTGCCGGCATTGACAACTGACAGTTGAAATGACAATGCGTTTTCCCGCCACGCATGCGCGACAACCGATATTTAATTATGGAAAAGAAAGCGCCATAACGTCAACGCCATAATATACCTTAGACTAATAGTATTAGGACACAATTTAGACATGTTTAGTGGCGCGTGCGCGTCAGTCGTGCGATAACGCTATCAACAATGGGTATTTAGCGAAAGTGGAATGAAAGCGAGGAATTTCACGTACACGGTAAAGTATCGACATACGTTTAGTTTCATTTTAGAATACGCGTGCAACTAAATAACGATTATATCTGTGGCATTTCGGGATATCCCAAAGAACAAAGATGCCAGATTTCAGATTCATTCACCCAGAACTTTAAGTTACCTTCCTATCTGCGAGTCAATCAGTTAACGCAAGTAATattgctttattgttcaataCATGCTAATGTCTGTTTTTGTGATAAGAATGTCTCTCAATTTATGTTACCTATCCGATTCTCTCTTATCACAGCGTACactttatcattaaaatgattttgaaGAACTTTAACTATTTAACTGTTATAGACTAATAAAGACAGGACGAAATGAAAAAACGGAAAGGCGAAAAGCGGACTCCAGACCCCGAAGTATAGTGACAGAGGGTACAACTGAAAGCATGCCAAGATGAGAGCGAgaataaaaagtgaaagtaATTAAAACACT
This is a stretch of genomic DNA from Amyelois transitella isolate CPQ chromosome 5, ilAmyTran1.1, whole genome shotgun sequence. It encodes these proteins:
- the LOC132901803 gene encoding leucine-rich repeat-containing protein 74A-like, producing the protein MSSDISLVIEDPVVEVIYEKELSSEEPPMEEWSSLLFEIPEENVKRLDYAKGLYDPGSGEICTKYFPLSASSVLRHPYYNYPGILDPGIEKALLQPVPKIIYPDDGQELYLALCDEMNVCPVKLFYRGLVEDKIDLRYYGINPKGFRAMATALKLNKYVTVLDLTDNWINEDGCFHLGEMLLENLTIKELNLTGCRIGPSGARRLFANLHLNQALKILNVSRNCLSDAGVKVLADAIFKGADIKRLNLSFNNLSGKSPSMLAEAFETNNQLTHLDMSWNAMLSPNAIFAICEQLAVNRSLEELDLSWNSLSGNRVGNAFKNLLKNKQIRYLNLSNNKLEGPAIKFIAASLARATKLDLSFNPLTVVDAMKLVERLREPKVKLKRLLLDNVCVDSAFMELRAEILSYKFRSDTVITWGSVKEKFVPKGTDIRNIVFDRCEAICKKSKKRPVDIALVIQQMYRDDHEPMNTKTFTQRVRGLGAQLDDDLIEELSNRFPGPRTDKIKLINLVSMIDFLKRKWPDRKLPPTPPPEPEPEPLPKKGKKGKKK